The genome window GCGACGTTGTCCGCATAGTCCTCGAGGATGTCCGCGAGGGCAATGCGTGCGTCCATCGAGACGCGGTATCGGTCGTCTATTTCGATCCTGGCGATGCGGTCGACCGGCGCGACGGGCAACTCGAGATCGTCTTTATCAACGAGTTGTTCGACGCCAAAATCCGACGCCATCAGCGTCTTTCGCCCGTCCACGGTGGCCCGTTCGGCGGCGTCGACGGCCAGTTCGCTCCCGTGTTCTTGGATCCGCGTCGCGAGTTCCTTCGACGCATCGGCACTCACCCGAAGATCGCCCGCGTTCCGCCGGATGATCGTATCTACCGGGGCGAACGGGAGTTCGACGTTCATATCATGATAGGCGAAGCTAACTCCCTTAACGCTTTTCCTAGGCGCTCGATGAGGTTGCTCGAGCCATCTAAGACACTGGCGAAACGAGCCATCAACCCACGGTAGAACGAGAGCGAAGATCGGACCGTAAACGGCGTCGTCAGAAGACGTCAGTCGCCTCGAGTCGACCGTCGCGGACGACACCCCGAGCCGTTATCTCTTCACCGAGACCGACATCGACGTTCGTCGCGACGCTCATCGTCGTCTCACCGTCGTCTAACACGACGGGATTGCCAGCCTG of Natrarchaeobaculum sulfurireducens contains these proteins:
- a CDS encoding histone, translating into MNVELPFAPVDTIIRRNAGDLRVSADASKELATRIQEHGSELAVDAAERATVDGRKTLMASDFGVEQLVDKDDLELPVAPVDRIARIEIDDRYRVSMDARIALADILEDYADNVAKAAAILAHHADRRTITDDDIETYFSLFE